The Calditerrivibrio nitroreducens DSM 19672 genome window below encodes:
- a CDS encoding cupin domain-containing protein has product MFVGHISDVEQVFYNDNNIKNVVKQVAIGKNEGWKDYVLRVFTVNNGGYTPRHTHDWPHINYILAGEGTLYLNGELHNVKAGSIAYIPNNVEHQFMADRNSDIQFICIVPEKGEY; this is encoded by the coding sequence ATGTTTGTAGGTCATATTTCTGATGTAGAACAAGTTTTTTATAATGATAACAATATTAAAAATGTTGTAAAACAAGTTGCAATTGGTAAAAATGAAGGTTGGAAAGACTATGTTCTCAGAGTTTTTACTGTTAACAATGGAGGATATACCCCCAGACATACCCACGATTGGCCTCATATAAACTATATTTTAGCAGGAGAAGGCACCCTTTATCTCAACGGTGAATTACACAACGTTAAAGCTGGGTCTATAGCTTATATACCAAATAACGTAGAGCATCAATTTATGGCAGATAGGAATTCAGATATACAATTTATCTGCATAGTTCCAGAAAAAGGTGAATATTAA
- a CDS encoding DsbA family protein, with protein MRYIKIILFCLISINVFASNIKTILEKNLIQNFEKRGIKDVNIEVTIIKEVEDLKGYYLVKATITDKRNNKKVDQFLLTNGNILIPDLIDISKGYSILKDMIFSYDITNIDTSKLTLFYGNKNAKNIIVKISDFECPYCRKANEYLESKLNSVDKKNIAIYMLNYPLSIHKKAMLYAKIFEAGMALGKNFMDQLYSGKYDNMDDNKIIETFANLSGKKMEFEKLVNSKEISDRINAQMRYAEQLGVNSTPIIFLNGRKVEGYNTQLIDKGFTLLK; from the coding sequence ATGAGGTATATTAAAATTATTTTGTTTTGTTTAATATCTATCAATGTGTTTGCTTCAAACATTAAAACAATACTTGAAAAAAATCTTATCCAAAATTTCGAAAAAAGGGGTATTAAAGACGTCAATATTGAGGTAACAATAATTAAAGAGGTGGAGGATCTAAAAGGGTATTATCTTGTAAAAGCTACAATAACAGACAAAAGAAATAATAAAAAAGTAGATCAATTTCTGCTTACGAATGGCAATATTTTAATTCCAGATCTGATAGACATATCTAAAGGTTATAGCATATTGAAAGATATGATTTTTTCTTACGATATAACAAATATCGATACATCCAAACTTACTTTATTCTATGGAAATAAAAATGCTAAAAATATAATTGTTAAAATTTCAGACTTTGAATGTCCTTACTGCAGAAAAGCCAACGAATATTTGGAATCAAAGCTCAATTCAGTTGATAAAAAAAATATTGCCATCTATATGCTTAACTACCCTCTTTCTATACATAAAAAAGCTATGCTCTATGCAAAGATCTTCGAGGCAGGGATGGCACTTGGCAAAAATTTTATGGATCAGTTATACTCTGGAAAATATGATAATATGGATGACAATAAGATCATAGAAACATTCGCAAATTTATCTGGTAAAAAAATGGAGTTTGAAAAGCTTGTAAATTCAAAAGAGATTTCCGATAGAATAAATGCTCAAATGAGGTATGCAGAGCAATTAGGGGTAAACTCCACACCAATTATATTTTTAAATGGTAGAAAAGTAGAAGGTTACAATACTCAATTAATAGATAAAGGTTTTACCCTATTAAAATAA
- a CDS encoding acetyl-CoA carboxylase carboxyltransferase subunit alpha, with the protein MAIQPLEFEVPIYELEKKLEELKSISEVVDKDIEDKIAKLEERIQKVKANVYRNLTPAQKVLVARHPNRPYTLDYIAALFEDFVELHGDRLYMDDSAIVGGIAKFDGEPCVVIGHQKGRNTKENIMRNFGMPNPEGYRKAQRLFKMADKFNRPIFTFVDTPGAYPGIGAEERGQAEAIARNLFEMAGLKVPIITVITGEGGSGGALAIAMGNRVLMLEHSIYAVISPEGCASILWKDASYSKRAAEALKLTAQDLKSLNVIDEIIKEPVGGAHRDHEGTFNNVKKALKKHFKELKQYSPDELFETRYQKFRNIGVFAE; encoded by the coding sequence ATGGCAATACAACCCCTTGAGTTTGAAGTACCTATTTACGAATTGGAAAAAAAACTTGAAGAGCTTAAATCTATTTCTGAAGTAGTAGACAAAGATATAGAAGATAAAATAGCAAAATTAGAAGAAAGAATCCAGAAGGTGAAAGCTAACGTATACAGAAATCTTACACCTGCCCAGAAGGTATTGGTGGCAAGGCATCCAAATAGGCCTTATACATTGGACTACATAGCAGCACTCTTTGAAGACTTTGTGGAGTTACATGGTGATAGATTATACATGGATGATTCTGCCATAGTGGGCGGTATTGCAAAATTTGATGGAGAACCATGTGTGGTAATAGGTCATCAAAAAGGTAGGAATACCAAAGAAAACATTATGAGAAATTTTGGGATGCCTAACCCTGAAGGTTATCGAAAAGCCCAAAGATTATTTAAAATGGCTGATAAGTTTAACAGACCTATTTTTACATTTGTGGATACACCCGGGGCATATCCAGGAATAGGAGCCGAAGAGAGAGGACAGGCTGAAGCTATAGCCAGAAATTTGTTTGAAATGGCTGGACTTAAGGTACCTATCATTACAGTTATCACAGGAGAAGGTGGCAGTGGTGGAGCACTCGCAATCGCAATGGGGAACAGAGTATTGATGCTTGAACACTCAATCTATGCGGTTATAAGTCCAGAAGGTTGTGCATCTATTTTATGGAAAGATGCTTCTTATTCCAAAAGGGCTGCAGAAGCCTTAAAATTGACGGCACAAGACCTCAAATCTTTAAATGTTATCGATGAAATAATAAAAGAACCTGTTGGTGGTGCCCACAGAGATCATGAAGGAACATTTAATAACGTAAAAAAAGCTTTGAAAAAACATTTCAAAGAATTAAAGCAATACTCCCCAGATGAACTATTTGAAACAAGATATCAAAAATTTAGAAACATAGGTGTATTTGCGGAGTAG
- the mutL gene encoding DNA mismatch repair endonuclease MutL, with product MPSEIIKLPSDISNKIAAGEVVERPFNVVKELLENSIDAGADKIEIEINDGGLSLIKVSDNGRGILPNDLPNTIERYATSKIKRFEDIYSINSYGFRGEALAAISSVSDFKIHSKRDGYDGFVLIKNFGENFVIKPSPIPNGTIVEVANLFQKIPVRKKFLKNSNSEYREILKFIKCFSSINFNVTLKLIKDGEVVLDLLKDNSMIDRVKKIFNESSLFELKNTYGSLSIEGVLSTPNNQKFRKDYLIISVNKRIVKDFGIMQSIINAYHRLMPENRYPFAFINLNITGDDLDVNVHPTKMAVKFFNSNDIFSFVYDSIKAELNSLTLSSSHVTQSNQEPDKKDEIYQPKNPELKYNIDLEKILSSEKDISVRESYSNYSDTDKEIKIIGQLFKTVILCEINDELVFIDQHIAHERVLYEKYKSMKNSIPSIVLYEPIIMDVSQEDREILSKNIELLNKFGFEIEFFGKDSIKISSIPSSLIKSDPVEELKDIIEEINSLKVSENDKIPLIMSCKNAIKSGDYLTDFEMEELVTNLFKTTNPYTCPHGRPIIFKMSKETIYKKFHR from the coding sequence TTGCCATCTGAAATAATAAAATTACCTTCCGATATATCAAACAAAATTGCCGCCGGAGAGGTGGTGGAGCGCCCTTTCAATGTAGTAAAAGAGCTTCTGGAAAATTCTATCGATGCTGGTGCTGATAAAATAGAAATTGAAATTAATGATGGGGGGCTTTCTCTCATAAAAGTTAGCGATAATGGTAGAGGTATTCTACCTAACGACCTTCCCAATACGATAGAGAGGTATGCCACAAGCAAAATAAAGAGATTTGAAGATATATATTCAATTAATAGCTATGGCTTTAGAGGGGAGGCTCTTGCAGCTATAAGCTCTGTATCGGATTTTAAGATACATTCCAAAAGGGATGGATATGATGGCTTTGTACTTATAAAAAACTTTGGTGAAAATTTCGTAATAAAACCATCCCCTATCCCTAATGGCACAATCGTGGAAGTGGCCAATCTATTTCAAAAAATACCTGTCAGGAAAAAATTTTTAAAAAATTCAAATTCAGAATATAGAGAGATTTTAAAATTTATAAAATGCTTTTCCTCTATTAATTTCAACGTTACGTTAAAGCTTATAAAAGATGGAGAAGTTGTTTTGGATCTTTTAAAAGATAACTCTATGATCGATAGAGTAAAAAAAATTTTTAATGAATCATCCCTTTTTGAATTAAAAAATACCTATGGATCTCTAAGTATTGAGGGGGTATTATCCACACCAAACAATCAAAAATTCAGAAAAGATTATTTAATAATCTCTGTAAATAAAAGAATCGTAAAAGATTTTGGGATCATGCAATCGATTATAAACGCCTACCATAGATTGATGCCAGAAAATAGATACCCTTTTGCATTTATAAACTTAAATATAACAGGCGATGATCTGGATGTTAATGTTCACCCCACCAAGATGGCTGTGAAATTTTTCAATTCAAACGATATATTCTCATTCGTGTACGATAGCATCAAGGCAGAGCTTAATAGCTTGACATTATCAAGTTCCCACGTTACTCAGTCCAATCAAGAACCTGATAAAAAAGATGAAATATATCAACCTAAAAACCCAGAGTTAAAATATAATATAGACTTAGAAAAGATTCTATCTTCAGAAAAAGATATATCTGTAAGAGAAAGCTATTCTAACTATTCTGATACAGACAAAGAGATTAAAATAATTGGGCAATTATTTAAAACAGTAATTCTTTGTGAAATCAATGATGAATTAGTTTTTATTGATCAGCATATTGCTCATGAAAGGGTACTTTACGAAAAATATAAAAGCATGAAAAACTCAATCCCATCAATAGTATTATACGAACCAATTATAATGGATGTATCACAGGAAGACAGAGAAATTTTGTCCAAAAATATAGAACTATTAAATAAATTTGGTTTTGAGATTGAGTTTTTTGGAAAAGATAGTATTAAAATTTCATCTATTCCATCTTCTCTTATAAAAAGTGACCCTGTGGAAGAGTTGAAGGATATCATTGAAGAGATAAATTCATTGAAGGTATCAGAGAATGATAAGATCCCCCTAATCATGTCTTGCAAAAATGCCATAAAATCAGGCGATTACCTTACAGATTTTGAAATGGAAGAATTGGTAACTAACCTTTTCAAGACCACAAACCCCTACACCTGCCCCCACGGAAGGCCTATAATATTTAAGATGAGCAAAGAAACTATTTATAAAAAGTTTCATAGATGA
- the miaA gene encoding tRNA (adenosine(37)-N6)-dimethylallyltransferase MiaA produces the protein MKIPIITGYTASGKTDISLKLAEKLDIEIISADAFQVYRFMDIGTGKPSKSELAKVKHHLVDCLNPDEVYSAGIFFEKAETIIEDILSRNKIPLVVGGTGLYVEVLTKGIFKSPEVDKELRLQILNDLSEKGIDYFYQQLLLKDAEYAKKISKNDKNKIVRAFEIIETTGMTVTEAHRNFHRNPRFDYEIFIIDKDRKDLYKSIDERVLKMFQKGWVDEVNQLLNIGYSPENHSFKAIGYREIASFIKNGSPTIEILIRDIQTKTRQFAKRQYTWFKHMAGLKRLSSDFQNNVEEIFKTIKLFW, from the coding sequence ATGAAGATACCTATAATTACCGGATATACAGCTTCAGGAAAAACTGACATATCATTAAAATTAGCTGAAAAACTCGATATAGAAATAATCAGCGCAGATGCATTTCAGGTGTATAGATTTATGGATATAGGTACAGGAAAACCATCCAAAAGTGAACTCGCTAAAGTAAAACATCATCTTGTAGACTGTTTGAACCCTGACGAAGTATACTCTGCCGGGATATTTTTCGAAAAAGCAGAAACCATCATTGAAGATATTCTAAGCAGAAATAAAATCCCCCTTGTTGTTGGTGGTACAGGTCTCTATGTTGAGGTATTAACAAAAGGGATATTTAAATCCCCAGAAGTGGATAAAGAATTAAGACTGCAGATCCTGAACGATTTGTCGGAAAAGGGTATCGATTATTTTTATCAACAACTTCTCTTGAAAGATGCTGAATATGCCAAAAAGATTTCAAAAAACGATAAAAACAAGATTGTCAGGGCATTTGAAATCATCGAAACCACAGGGATGACCGTAACTGAAGCCCACAGGAATTTCCACAGAAACCCAAGATTTGATTATGAAATATTCATAATAGACAAGGATAGAAAAGATCTTTACAAAAGTATCGATGAAAGAGTTTTAAAGATGTTTCAAAAAGGCTGGGTAGATGAGGTTAATCAACTATTAAACATTGGTTATTCCCCTGAGAATCATTCATTTAAAGCAATAGGGTATAGAGAAATTGCATCTTTTATCAAAAATGGTTCCCCAACAATAGAAATACTTATACGGGACATACAAACTAAAACTCGACAATTTGCCAAAAGACAATACACATGGTTTAAACATATGGCTGGACTTAAAAGACTCTCCTCAGACTTTCAAAACAACGTTGAGGAAATATTTAAAACAATAAAGCTATTTTGGTAA
- a CDS encoding helix-turn-helix domain-containing protein produces MNKSYISKKIRNLRKSQGITLEQLAKAIGKTKSYVSMLENEKAIPSLSTLKEIVSFFNMTIADFFEESEQKSDFNKEVFSFSSDAELIYSKKNEFNLYLLHKNKSFKMKTYIVELFPGGGYSQSLKHEGEEQGYILQGKVELIIDEKSYKLLSGQYFYFDSSKSHRVKNLDNDISRIFWVYLPK; encoded by the coding sequence GTGAACAAATCATATATATCAAAGAAAATCAGGAACTTGAGAAAGTCTCAAGGTATTACCCTTGAGCAATTAGCTAAAGCCATAGGTAAAACTAAAAGTTACGTTTCAATGCTTGAAAATGAAAAAGCCATACCATCTCTTTCCACGCTAAAAGAGATCGTTTCTTTTTTCAATATGACTATTGCTGATTTTTTTGAGGAATCTGAGCAAAAATCAGATTTCAACAAAGAGGTTTTTAGTTTCAGTTCCGATGCTGAGTTAATATACTCTAAAAAAAATGAATTCAATCTTTATCTTCTACATAAAAATAAGAGTTTTAAAATGAAAACTTATATTGTGGAGCTTTTCCCTGGAGGTGGCTATTCCCAATCTTTAAAGCATGAAGGTGAGGAACAGGGGTATATACTCCAGGGTAAAGTGGAACTAATAATTGACGAAAAGTCTTACAAACTTTTGTCCGGACAATACTTTTACTTTGATTCATCAAAAAGCCATAGGGTGAAGAATCTTGATAATGATATTTCCAGAATCTTCTGGGTTTATTTACCAAAATAG
- a CDS encoding HU family DNA-binding protein: MNKKDLIEKIATKAGLKKVEAEKALEAFEEAVVEALKSGDKVTLVGFGTFSVYERKARTGRNPQTGKEIKIPAKKAPKFTPGKLFKDSVK; the protein is encoded by the coding sequence GTGAACAAAAAAGATTTGATTGAAAAAATCGCAACAAAAGCTGGTCTTAAAAAAGTTGAAGCTGAGAAGGCTCTTGAGGCTTTCGAAGAAGCGGTAGTTGAAGCACTTAAAAGTGGTGACAAAGTTACTCTCGTAGGATTCGGTACTTTTTCTGTTTACGAAAGAAAAGCTAGAACCGGCAGAAATCCTCAAACTGGGAAAGAGATTAAAATCCCAGCTAAAAAAGCACCAAAATTTACTCCTGGAAAATTATTTAAAGATTCAGTTAAGTAG
- a CDS encoding IS256-like element ISCni1 family transposase, with product MDNIIINELSKYFKSMIQEIMLSEREKYLKEHSETRGNGYYIRTPKTILGNMELEIPRTRDGNFKPSIIPERKRVTFMLDDVIRALFTAGLSSRKTGEVIRNLMGTSVSASFVSSNLEISEEVISKFMNRELTENYPVIYIDATYISLKRDTVSKESVYVVLGLSTDGRREILTYCLPGGDEKSSVWRDIFINLTNRGLRGVKMVISDDLPGIGEVIKEVFPNADHQLCWFHLKKNIKNKVRKSDFDEILKELEYVFESKNEDEAKSRLQAFINKWSKLYRYFNNLRDKINSYCYFFKFHPKLRSYFSTTNWLERCFKELKDNIRIRGYFHSEESANKFLYLFFSDKSLKYNERKLKYSNIIEETLNG from the coding sequence ATGGATAATATAATAATAAATGAATTATCCAAATATTTCAAGTCAATGATACAAGAAATAATGCTAAGTGAGAGAGAAAAATACTTGAAAGAACACTCAGAAACAAGAGGGAATGGGTACTACATAAGAACACCTAAAACTATATTGGGTAATATGGAGCTTGAAATACCAAGAACACGTGATGGTAATTTTAAGCCATCCATAATTCCAGAGCGGAAAAGAGTTACTTTTATGTTAGATGATGTGATAAGAGCCTTATTTACTGCTGGCTTAAGCTCAAGGAAGACAGGAGAAGTAATAAGAAACCTTATGGGTACTTCTGTATCAGCTTCGTTTGTAAGTTCCAATTTAGAGATATCAGAAGAAGTTATAAGTAAATTTATGAATAGAGAACTTACAGAAAATTATCCTGTAATTTACATAGATGCCACTTATATTTCGTTGAAGAGGGATACCGTATCTAAAGAATCTGTTTATGTGGTGTTAGGTCTTAGTACAGATGGCAGACGTGAAATATTGACATATTGTTTACCTGGTGGAGATGAGAAATCATCGGTATGGAGAGATATCTTTATAAATTTGACCAACAGAGGATTGAGAGGTGTAAAAATGGTCATTAGTGATGATTTACCTGGTATAGGAGAAGTAATTAAAGAAGTATTTCCCAATGCCGACCATCAGCTTTGCTGGTTTCATTTGAAGAAAAATATTAAGAATAAAGTCAGGAAATCAGATTTTGATGAGATATTAAAAGAATTGGAGTATGTGTTTGAATCTAAAAACGAAGATGAAGCTAAAAGTCGGCTACAAGCCTTTATCAACAAATGGAGCAAGCTTTATAGATACTTTAATAACTTGAGAGATAAAATAAATAGTTATTGTTACTTTTTTAAATTTCATCCTAAGTTAAGGAGTTATTTTAGTACCACAAATTGGTTAGAGAGATGTTTTAAGGAACTTAAAGACAATATAAGAATTAGGGGGTATTTTCATTCTGAAGAGAGTGCAAATAAGTTTTTATATCTATTTTTTAGTGATAAAAGTTTAAAATATAATGAAAGAAAATTAAAGTACTCAAATATAATAGAGGAGACTCTTAATGGATAA
- the waaA gene encoding lipid IV(A) 3-deoxy-D-manno-octulosonic acid transferase, with protein sequence MINIFLFMYNMIFVAILPFLLLSLIFKGFKNKEYLKRWNERVGLVKRLPNKKRIWIHALSLGEVNAATPLIRRLQSSYSDYDILVTTTTPTGSAQVKKNFSESIEHFYLPYDFAPFINIFLKNTKPSIGIIIETEIWPNLINISYKHGIKLFLVNGRLSEKSMKRYLIVKPIFLDLLNRFTMIFVRDHADAFRFKQLGVSEEKIEVTGNIKFDMEIDKGIYEKSAKLKDKLSGKFVWTCGSTHEGEEEIILKIFSKLRDEFKNLFLIIAPRDPLRSKEISNIADRYKLKSIFRTAWDPNNHLQFDLLIVDTLGELLLFYSLSHLSFIGGSLVPKGGHNPLEPISLGVPTISGKFVYNFSELYKVLYKEEIVQLVNNSDELYSVVKSIISNPDKRALMAENGINYMKKNKGAIDIIIKKLKT encoded by the coding sequence ATGATAAATATATTTTTGTTTATGTATAACATGATTTTTGTGGCGATCTTACCTTTTTTGCTCCTGAGTTTGATCTTTAAAGGTTTTAAAAATAAGGAATACCTGAAAAGATGGAATGAAAGGGTAGGGTTGGTAAAAAGATTACCTAATAAGAAAAGGATATGGATTCATGCTTTATCACTGGGGGAGGTAAATGCTGCTACACCTCTAATTAGAAGATTACAATCTTCATATTCAGATTACGATATACTTGTGACCACCACCACTCCAACAGGTTCAGCTCAGGTAAAGAAAAATTTTAGTGAAAGTATAGAACATTTCTATCTACCATATGACTTTGCACCTTTTATAAATATTTTTTTGAAAAATACAAAACCCTCCATTGGAATTATCATCGAAACCGAAATCTGGCCAAATCTCATAAATATATCCTATAAACATGGAATAAAGCTGTTTCTCGTCAATGGAAGACTTTCCGAAAAATCTATGAAAAGGTATCTTATTGTAAAACCGATATTTCTAGATTTGTTAAATAGATTTACAATGATATTCGTCAGAGATCATGCAGATGCTTTTAGATTTAAACAATTGGGGGTAAGTGAGGAAAAGATTGAGGTTACAGGTAATATAAAGTTTGATATGGAGATCGATAAGGGGATATATGAAAAATCTGCAAAATTAAAAGATAAGTTATCAGGAAAGTTTGTTTGGACATGTGGTAGTACTCATGAAGGGGAAGAGGAGATTATTTTAAAGATATTTTCAAAATTGAGGGATGAATTCAAAAACTTATTTTTAATTATAGCTCCAAGAGATCCTTTAAGATCGAAAGAAATTTCAAATATTGCAGATAGATATAAATTAAAATCGATATTTAGAACTGCATGGGATCCTAACAATCATCTACAATTTGATCTTCTAATAGTAGATACTTTAGGTGAGCTTTTACTTTTTTATTCTTTAAGTCATTTATCTTTTATTGGTGGTAGTCTGGTACCAAAAGGTGGCCATAACCCTCTTGAACCGATATCCCTGGGAGTCCCCACCATATCGGGTAAATTTGTTTATAATTTTTCAGAACTCTATAAGGTATTATACAAAGAAGAGATAGTTCAGCTTGTGAATAATTCTGATGAGCTTTATTCAGTTGTTAAAAGCATTATTTCAAACCCTGATAAAAGGGCTTTGATGGCGGAAAATGGGATTAACTATATGAAAAAAAATAAAGGTGCAATAGATATAATTATAAAGAAGTTAAAAACATAA
- a CDS encoding glycosyltransferase family 4 protein: MKILHIEAGRNLYGGAKQVLYLLEGLQKEGFENILITPTGSAISKYATMYSKVYEIGFLGDMDITFPFRLNKIIKKEQPDLLHVHSRKGVDFWGGMVARLNDLPSICTRRVDNPEIKFLAKFKYHFYDYIVAISDGIKKVLSDVITDQSKLKTIRSVIDPSPFRNTESKEKFLAEFGLTHSDIVIGVIAQLIERKGHRYLINIMPEIIKEFPNVKVIFFGKGAMENKLRKMIKDLGLTMYFIFAGFREDIEKWIGLLDIVVHPADMEGLGISLIQASAAGVPIVASSVGGIPEIVKDGINGFLIEKGDEKGLYSKLLILLEDKSLREKFGKNGMKIVDKEFSVENMVKEYINLYCKLVK, from the coding sequence ATGAAGATTTTACACATAGAAGCTGGAAGAAATCTTTATGGTGGAGCTAAACAGGTATTGTATCTTTTGGAAGGTTTGCAGAAAGAGGGTTTTGAAAATATACTTATAACTCCCACCGGAAGTGCCATATCTAAATATGCTACAATGTATTCAAAAGTATATGAAATAGGCTTTTTAGGTGATATGGATATTACATTTCCCTTCAGATTAAATAAGATTATTAAAAAAGAGCAACCAGATCTGTTACATGTGCATAGTAGAAAAGGTGTGGATTTCTGGGGTGGAATGGTTGCAAGATTAAACGATTTGCCTTCGATTTGTACCAGAAGGGTGGATAATCCAGAAATTAAATTTTTAGCTAAATTCAAGTATCATTTTTACGATTACATAGTGGCTATATCTGATGGGATTAAAAAAGTTTTGTCGGATGTTATTACAGATCAGTCCAAATTAAAAACCATCAGAAGTGTCATTGACCCTTCACCATTTAGGAATACAGAGTCAAAAGAGAAATTTTTAGCTGAATTTGGTTTAACCCATTCTGATATAGTAATAGGTGTAATAGCTCAGCTTATTGAACGTAAGGGGCATAGATACCTTATCAATATAATGCCAGAGATAATCAAAGAGTTCCCTAACGTTAAAGTAATCTTTTTTGGTAAAGGTGCAATGGAGAATAAACTCAGAAAAATGATAAAAGATTTAGGTTTAACAATGTATTTTATTTTTGCTGGTTTTCGAGAAGATATTGAAAAATGGATAGGTCTACTCGATATTGTGGTCCATCCAGCCGATATGGAAGGTTTAGGAATTTCTTTGATTCAAGCTTCGGCTGCAGGAGTTCCCATTGTTGCAAGTAGCGTTGGAGGTATTCCTGAGATAGTAAAGGATGGTATAAACGGTTTTCTTATTGAAAAAGGTGATGAAAAAGGATTGTATAGTAAACTTTTAATTCTTCTGGAAGATAAATCGCTCAGAGAAAAGTTTGGTAAAAATGGTATGAAGATAGTTGACAAGGAATTTTCCGTGGAAAACATGGTGAAAGAATATATAAATTTATACTGTAAGTTGGTAAAATAG
- a CDS encoding glycosyltransferase family 9 protein codes for MKKILLIRLSAIGDIVFATTMLKPLKESGKVKIYWLVNSPLSSILYGNDRIDEVISLPVDRWKWLFKKLKFVTLIIEILQFVRKLKKYQFDISIDLHGILKGSIWAFLSGSKEKIGLGKREFNWIFLDKVYPRGGDASFFASEYLYLAELLGFKITDKKPFLTVPDETKNNIKQNLLSNVKDKFFVIAPFTTRPQKYWIEIYWQELLKKITSEYHDNDIIILGGKNDYDAAEKLVVHENVKNFSGKTKLAEAMAIIYLSDGIIGVDTGLTHMGTAFEKNTIAIFGSTVPYLTTANPKTKVLYAGLSCSPCKRNPTCNNRFDCMHAITPEMVYKEFTKLVDL; via the coding sequence ATGAAAAAAATTTTACTTATTAGATTATCTGCCATAGGTGATATTGTATTTGCCACAACTATGTTAAAACCTTTAAAAGAATCTGGTAAGGTCAAAATTTACTGGCTGGTGAATAGCCCATTATCATCAATCTTATACGGCAATGATCGTATTGACGAAGTAATCTCTTTACCGGTTGATAGGTGGAAATGGTTATTTAAGAAATTAAAATTTGTTACCCTGATAATAGAAATTTTACAGTTTGTTAGAAAGTTGAAAAAATATCAGTTTGATATCTCTATCGATTTACATGGTATTTTAAAAGGTTCCATCTGGGCATTCTTATCTGGTTCTAAGGAAAAGATAGGTCTTGGTAAGAGGGAATTTAATTGGATTTTTTTGGATAAAGTATATCCCAGAGGAGGGGATGCAAGTTTTTTTGCTTCTGAATACTTATATCTTGCAGAGTTACTTGGATTCAAAATTACGGATAAAAAACCGTTTCTAACTGTACCAGATGAGACAAAAAATAATATTAAGCAGAATTTATTGTCAAATGTTAAGGATAAATTTTTTGTGATAGCACCCTTTACCACAAGACCACAAAAATACTGGATTGAAATCTACTGGCAGGAACTTTTAAAAAAAATAACATCAGAATACCATGATAACGATATTATTATTTTAGGTGGCAAAAATGATTATGATGCTGCTGAAAAATTGGTTGTACATGAAAATGTAAAAAACTTTTCGGGAAAAACAAAGCTTGCTGAAGCAATGGCAATAATATATTTATCTGATGGAATCATAGGTGTGGATACTGGGCTAACACATATGGGAACTGCTTTTGAAAAAAACACCATAGCTATTTTTGGCTCGACGGTTCCGTATTTGACAACTGCCAATCCTAAAACAAAAGTTTTATACGCAGGACTTTCCTGTTCCCCTTGCAAAAGAAATCCCACCTGTAACAATAGATTTGATTGTATGCATGCCATAACTCCAGAAATGGTTTATAAAGAATTTACTAAATTGGTTGATTTGTGA